A window of Pseudomonadota bacterium genomic DNA:
CGTTGTTATCGCCATTATGGAAGGTATTGGCACTTTGTTTGGTGCTGGCATTTCTAATGTTTTGGAAAGCCTATTTCCAGATACTGATATAGCCTTTGATATCGAAGGCCCTGACATGGACTCGCCAACCGCACTTAGCCGAATTCTATCGTGGCTTAGAATAGGTCAGGTTCCGGTACTGGTATTAATGGTAATATTTCTTGTGTCATTTGGTCTTTATGGATTAGTGATGCAAAATTTCCTACTAGTATCGTTTGGGTTTATGGTGCCTGCTGTAATTGCATGGATACCTCCGTTGGCTCTGGCTCTTCCTACAATGCGCTGGTGCGGTGGTGGACTTGCCAAAATTATCCCCAAGGATGAAACATCAGCTGTATCTCATGATAGCTTCATTGGAAGAGTTGCAACTATTACGCTTGGCAAAGCAAGCAGCGGCAGCCCTGCACAAGGAAAATTAAAGGATACGCACGGCAAAACACACTATGTAATGCTTGAGCCTGATTTAGATGGCGAATCTTTTGAGCAAGGGACGGAAGTTTTGCTGGTAAAACGTGCCGGAGGGGTATTCTACGCAATTGCCAATACTAATAGCAGTTTGGCGGCTTAATAATTAATAAAGGAGGTCGGCTATGAGTGAAATAAATATAAAACCTAGCCACTGGAGTCAGAAAAACAACAAAGATGTTTTAAACGCAATAACTTCTGTTTTTGCTCTCATAACATGCTCCGATGGTGAGCTTTCAGGGGATGAGGCAACATCTTTTCTTTATGAAGTAAATAAGTCTGGATTATCTACTGAGAAAGACAATAACGAACTGCTAAATGAATTATATAATATTCGCGATCTTCTGAAACAAGATTTTAAAAGCGGAAAGCAGTTTGCGATTAATCAGCTAAAGATTATCAAGTATGATAAAGAAGTAGTAAAAATAGCTCTTCAGTTTGCTCAAATAGCAATAATAGCCAATAAATCTATAAAAATGAGCGAAGAATATATAATGAAAGAGATATGCGATATTCTGGAAGTAAACGCAGAAGAATATTGCCTTGCGGAAACAGCTTAATAATAAAGGAACATATTATGAAGATATTTCTGAATGTTACTTCGTGTTTGTTACTAACAATTTTCTTAGCATTTCCTTCATACGGCAATGATGATAAGTTAATAAGTGACCTAATGCAGGTGGCCCGAGAACAGATTACTAGCGCTAAGTTACTCGATGGCTCATTTGTTCCTGCCGAAACTGAAGAAGAGAAAAAAACTCCTATTATTAAAATTGAAGACGCAAGAAGAATAGTGGGAGTTGGGCAGCAATCTGCTATTGCAGCATGGTGCAATGTAGAGTGGTATAAATCAAGTTTTACGAACTTAATGCAGCATGAGCGTAGCAAAGAAATATGGTCGGATAAACAGTTGGCTTATATAGGGTTATTGCATGGAATAACTATGGGCATGACTGAGAAATCTGTAAAACAGCGAGGAGAGTGTCCATCCAAGCAGGCATCTCATATTAATAATATAATTAGTAAAAGGCTTTTTAATAATTAAAAGAAGGAACTAAAAATGAACAATTACAGTAATTACAATAACTATTCTTCAGGAGGAGACACTATGTCAGGATTTATCGATATCGCTGTTGTTGCGGGCGTTATAGTCGCGGCACTTATTACCATCGGGCTTATTTTTGCCCGTCTATATACCAGAGCATCAAAAGAGATATCATTCGTAAGAACGGGTTTTGGTGGCGAAAAAGTAATTATGGATGGCGGAGCTATTGTCCTTCCTGTATTGCACGAAATTATCTCTGTAAACATGAATACGCTACGTTTAGAAGTAAGGCGTCACAATGATCAAGCTCTTATTACTCGCGACCGTATGCGTGTTGACGTTGTTGCGGAATTTTATGTGCGCGTGCAACCAACTGCCAATGCTATTGCTAATGCAGCGCAGACCCTTGGTAACCGTACTTTACATAGAGAAGAGTTAAAAGAGCTTATTGAAGGTAAGTTTGTTGATGCACTTCGTTCCGTTGCTGCAGAAATGAGCATGGAAGAATTGCATGAAAAAAGAACTGACTTCGTACAAAAAGTACAGCAGGCAGTTTCTGAAGATTTATTAAAGAACGGTCTTGAGCTTGAGGCTGTATCACTAACTGGCCTTGACCAGACTGGCATGGAATTCTTTAATCCTAATAATGCATTCGATGCTGAAGGTTTAACTCGCCTTACTGAGGAAATTGAGCAACGCAAGAAAATCAGAAACGACATTGAACAAGATACTGCTGTTCAAATTAAAAACAAGAATCTGGAAGCTCAAAAATTAAGCCTTACAATTTCTCGTGATGAGGAATATGCAAAACTAGAGCAGCAACGTGAAATAGAAATACGTCGTGCTTCACAATTGGCCGAAATTGCTCGTGAACAAGCAGAAAAACAGCGTGATGCCGAGAAAGCACAAATTGTTGCTAAACAACAGATTGAGCAATCAAGAATTACGTCTGAGCGCGCTGTAGAAGAAGAAAAAATCACCAAATTGCGCATAATTGAAACGCAGGAAATTGATAAGAAAAAGCAAGTTGAGCTAGCCGAGCAAGATAAAGC
This region includes:
- a CDS encoding YqiJ family protein is translated as MLDFLGASENLPFTVALAVFVVIAIMEGIGTLFGAGISNVLESLFPDTDIAFDIEGPDMDSPTALSRILSWLRIGQVPVLVLMVIFLVSFGLYGLVMQNFLLVSFGFMVPAVIAWIPPLALALPTMRWCGGGLAKIIPKDETSAVSHDSFIGRVATITLGKASSGSPAQGKLKDTHGKTHYVMLEPDLDGESFEQGTEVLLVKRAGGVFYAIANTNSSLAA
- a CDS encoding SPFH domain-containing protein, giving the protein MSGFIDIAVVAGVIVAALITIGLIFARLYTRASKEISFVRTGFGGEKVIMDGGAIVLPVLHEIISVNMNTLRLEVRRHNDQALITRDRMRVDVVAEFYVRVQPTANAIANAAQTLGNRTLHREELKELIEGKFVDALRSVAAEMSMEELHEKRTDFVQKVQQAVSEDLLKNGLELEAVSLTGLDQTGMEFFNPNNAFDAEGLTRLTEEIEQRKKIRNDIEQDTAVQIKNKNLEAQKLSLTISRDEEYAKLEQQREIEIRRASQLAEIAREQAEKQRDAEKAQIVAKQQIEQSRITSERAVEEEKITKLRIIETQEIDKKKQVELAEQDKAIAIADRSKAQSEARAEADKALAIAVQAEEKVITARQTETAEREKQIVLIEAAKNAERDAIGIKVAAEAEKFAANDKAEALTIEATAEAEAEKVRTAAAKIRYLVEAEGKNAINAAANILSDEQINMQIKLELIKNLEAIIRESVKPMENIDGIKIIQVDGLTGGSGNAGSASAANSNNSGNLADQVVNSALRYRAQAPLLDSLMKEVGISAGDINGLTAVLDKVIEDAEESGNTSSSSGGNFKPDLAGKTEISAKKSANNPSSNTTGKNHGKTFFENDKKSA